One genomic segment of Paenibacillus xylanexedens includes these proteins:
- a CDS encoding MerR family transcriptional regulator: MAMKVKEVADLASISVRTLHHYDEIGLLTPDKVTSAGYRLYSDANLERLQQILFFKELDFSLKEIKNIITNPSFNPEEALKMHRLILLEKRQRLDQMIATIDRTVLHVRGEIKMTAKEQFEGFDFSQNPYEQEARERWGDHAVDHANQKLHSKSTTDQKALSNQMNGIYKHLASLRHTEPASAEAQAGIQEWYTCLNQMGSYSPEAFRGLGQMYVDDERFTRNIDQFGDGLAVFMRDAMAVFADQNK; encoded by the coding sequence ATGGCCATGAAGGTAAAAGAGGTTGCCGATCTTGCCTCGATCAGTGTGCGCACACTGCATCACTATGATGAGATCGGACTATTAACACCGGACAAAGTAACTTCTGCCGGATATCGATTATATTCAGATGCCAATCTGGAACGGTTGCAGCAGATATTGTTTTTCAAGGAACTCGACTTCTCTCTGAAGGAGATCAAAAACATTATAACCAACCCCTCCTTCAATCCGGAAGAAGCACTTAAAATGCATAGACTCATACTGCTGGAGAAGCGCCAACGCTTGGACCAGATGATTGCTACTATTGATAGAACGGTTTTACACGTGAGAGGAGAGATTAAAATGACAGCCAAAGAACAATTCGAAGGATTTGATTTTAGCCAGAATCCGTATGAACAAGAAGCGCGGGAACGTTGGGGAGACCATGCCGTCGATCACGCAAATCAGAAGCTGCACAGTAAATCAACCACAGATCAGAAGGCTCTATCCAATCAAATGAACGGGATCTACAAACATCTGGCTTCACTTCGTCACACAGAACCAGCATCTGCCGAGGCACAGGCCGGTATTCAAGAATGGTACACCTGTCTAAACCAAATGGGAAGCTACTCACCTGAAGCCTTCAGAGGACTTGGTCAGATGTACGTGGACGATGAACGCTTCACGCGTAATATTGATCAGTTTGGCGATGGTTTGGCAGTATTTATGAGAGATGCTATGGCTGTATTTGCTGACCAAAACAAATAA
- the thiE gene encoding thiamine phosphate synthase, with translation MHPWDAEAVRRAMQVYLVMGSVNTKQDPVEVLRQAIAGGITLFQFREKGTGVLAHEARITLAMRLREVCSQHGVPFIVNDDVELAVAVEADGVHVGQEDADAALVRARIGDGRMLGVSAHSVEEARRAVQAGADYLGVGPMYPTRSKADAHAVLGPAGVAELRAAGIAVPIVGIGGITPDTTAAVMAAGADGVAVISAIAGAADVRAAAAQFAAAVRGMQA, from the coding sequence ATGCACCCTTGGGATGCAGAAGCGGTACGACGCGCGATGCAGGTGTATTTAGTGATGGGCAGCGTCAATACAAAGCAAGACCCTGTGGAAGTGCTGCGCCAGGCCATTGCTGGCGGCATTACGCTGTTCCAGTTCCGTGAAAAGGGAACTGGCGTCCTGGCTCACGAAGCTCGCATCACGCTTGCGATGCGGCTTCGCGAGGTGTGCAGCCAGCACGGGGTCCCGTTCATCGTGAACGATGATGTGGAGCTGGCTGTAGCGGTGGAGGCCGACGGCGTGCATGTCGGCCAGGAAGATGCGGACGCGGCGCTAGTACGCGCCCGCATTGGAGATGGGCGGATGCTTGGCGTATCCGCCCACTCTGTGGAGGAGGCGCGCCGTGCCGTGCAGGCGGGCGCCGACTACCTTGGCGTCGGGCCCATGTACCCGACGCGCTCCAAAGCGGATGCCCACGCTGTGCTGGGCCCCGCAGGGGTGGCGGAACTGCGCGCCGCAGGCATCGCAGTTCCGATTGTGGGTATCGGCGGCATTACGCCCGATACCACGGCCGCCGTGATGGCGGCTGGAGCCGACGGCGTAGCCGTCATCTCCGCCATCGCGGGCGCGGCCGACGTGCGCGCAGCGGCTGCGCAGTTCGCTGCGGCAGTGCGCGGGATGCAGGCGTAG
- the thiD gene encoding bifunctional hydroxymethylpyrimidine kinase/phosphomethylpyrimidine kinase: protein MSIAQALTIAGSDNGGGAGIQADLKTFQELGVYGMTVITAIAAQNTTGVQGVFPISYDGIAQQLDSTGEDFQPTATKTGMLYSAEIIRLVAEKWQQYRWSNLVIDPVMVAKGGASLLQQEAVQALITELLPHALITTPNIPEAELLTEMSITNMNQREEAARRIVQMGSTYALVKGGHDEGSGMIVDVLYDGQSFHYLENVRVVTHHTHGTGCTYSAAITAELAKGSPVLSAVMTARAFIQAAIEDELGIGAGHGPTNHFAYQRRQRGEQ from the coding sequence ATGAGCATTGCTCAAGCGCTAACCATTGCAGGCTCCGATAACGGGGGCGGCGCAGGAATTCAGGCCGATCTGAAAACGTTCCAGGAGCTTGGGGTATACGGTATGACGGTTATTACCGCTATTGCTGCCCAAAATACAACAGGTGTGCAGGGCGTCTTCCCCATCTCTTACGATGGCATTGCCCAGCAATTGGACTCGACCGGCGAAGACTTTCAACCAACCGCAACGAAGACCGGCATGTTATATAGTGCCGAGATTATTCGTCTAGTCGCTGAGAAATGGCAGCAATATCGTTGGTCTAATCTGGTCATCGATCCCGTGATGGTAGCCAAAGGTGGCGCCTCCCTTCTCCAGCAGGAAGCTGTACAGGCGTTGATTACGGAGCTGTTGCCCCATGCCCTGATCACAACACCTAATATTCCGGAAGCGGAACTACTTACCGAAATGTCCATCACGAATATGAATCAGCGGGAAGAAGCCGCAAGACGGATTGTACAGATGGGCTCAACGTATGCTTTGGTCAAAGGTGGTCATGATGAAGGAAGTGGTATGATCGTGGATGTGCTCTACGATGGGCAGTCTTTTCATTACCTGGAGAATGTTCGTGTGGTAACACATCATACACACGGAACAGGATGCACGTACTCTGCTGCGATCACCGCAGAGTTAGCAAAGGGTTCACCTGTTCTTTCTGCCGTTATGACCGCGCGAGCATTCATTCAGGCAGCCATCGAAGATGAGTTGGGGATTGGGGCCGGACATGGGCCGACAAATCATTTTGCGTATCAGCGCAGACAGCGGGGTGAGCAGTGA
- the thiM gene encoding hydroxyethylthiazole kinase encodes MSYLKRVRTQNPLVHNITNLVVAPFTANGLLALGASPFMAYAHEEVADVAKMSGAVVLNIGTLDDKVVQAIRLAGQSANAHHVPVVLDPVGAGATTYRTETVQMLIRELRLTVLRGNVAEVANVIGESWSIKGVDAGSGEGDRIGIAERAAHKLGCVVVITGKEDIITDGQSTFLTSNGHALLTQVTGAGCLLSSVIGAFTAIAESGADLLGSVVEALAFYGVAAELAAERTAHQGPGSFQIELLNQLAQVTPDLLAERAQIRQIHGGAI; translated from the coding sequence ATGTCTTATCTGAAACGTGTTCGTACGCAAAATCCGCTGGTACACAATATCACCAACCTTGTCGTGGCTCCCTTCACAGCCAATGGTCTGCTTGCACTAGGTGCGTCCCCTTTTATGGCCTATGCTCATGAAGAGGTCGCTGATGTCGCCAAGATGTCAGGAGCTGTAGTACTCAACATTGGTACTCTCGATGACAAAGTCGTTCAGGCGATCCGTCTGGCAGGCCAATCGGCTAATGCGCATCACGTGCCTGTGGTGCTTGATCCGGTTGGAGCTGGCGCAACCACTTATCGCACGGAAACCGTGCAGATGCTCATTCGTGAACTTCGTCTCACAGTACTGCGCGGCAATGTGGCAGAGGTCGCCAATGTCATCGGTGAGAGCTGGAGTATCAAAGGTGTGGACGCAGGATCAGGTGAAGGCGACCGAATCGGCATTGCGGAGCGGGCAGCGCATAAACTTGGCTGTGTCGTGGTCATTACCGGAAAAGAAGATATTATTACTGATGGACAATCCACATTCCTCACGAGTAATGGTCATGCCCTGCTCACTCAGGTCACAGGTGCTGGCTGTCTGCTCAGTTCAGTGATTGGCGCTTTTACAGCCATAGCGGAATCAGGAGCCGATCTTCTAGGCAGTGTTGTTGAAGCGCTCGCGTTTTATGGTGTAGCAGCTGAACTGGCGGCAGAGCGGACAGCTCATCAGGGGCCGGGCAGCTTCCAGATTGAATTGTTGAATCAACTGGCACAAGTAACACCAGACCTCTTGGCAGAACGCGCACAGATCCGTCAGATCCATGGAGGTGCAATATGA
- a CDS encoding ABC transporter substrate-binding protein, which produces MNNKGIYSLLPIMLISLLLIVSGCSTTNTSKNTPTTDSATHAQQIDKSATEPASDAKDRLSIMLDWYPNAVHSFIYVAQEKGYFADQGLDVEIQMPADTNDSLKLVAAGKIDLALSYQPQILLARGENIPVRSIAAVVRHPLVHLLTEANGNVSSPKDLEEKTVGYSSIPLYEAMVRTMISKDGGNSDNINLVDVGFDLIPSLASGQADAIMGGFINHEQLILEKEGHAMKLINPVDYGVPDYYELVLTASEAGIEAKKDQLTRFVKAVQEGQKYVTEHPEEALSILLAHENETSPLDPEIETKSLVILLPLMNEEGQPFGRQEMESWENVRAWLVEKDLIPESVKAEDAFITLQGE; this is translated from the coding sequence ATGAATAACAAAGGTATATACTCCCTGCTTCCCATCATGCTCATTAGCCTTTTGCTGATCGTTAGCGGATGCAGCACCACGAATACCAGCAAAAACACGCCAACAACAGACTCTGCAACCCATGCACAACAAATAGACAAGTCTGCAACCGAACCAGCATCAGACGCCAAAGATAGACTGTCCATCATGCTCGACTGGTACCCGAATGCAGTACATTCCTTCATCTACGTCGCTCAAGAAAAAGGATACTTTGCAGATCAAGGTCTGGATGTCGAAATTCAGATGCCTGCGGATACCAATGATTCACTCAAACTTGTTGCTGCCGGAAAAATTGATCTGGCTCTAAGCTACCAGCCCCAAATTTTGCTCGCTCGTGGCGAGAACATTCCTGTACGTTCCATTGCTGCTGTTGTTCGCCACCCCCTAGTGCATCTGTTGACCGAAGCGAATGGCAACGTAAGTTCACCCAAAGATCTTGAAGAAAAGACTGTTGGTTATTCCTCCATTCCTCTGTACGAAGCGATGGTACGCACGATGATCAGTAAGGATGGCGGCAATTCCGACAACATAAATCTGGTCGACGTTGGGTTCGATCTGATTCCTTCGCTGGCTTCCGGACAAGCGGATGCGATTATGGGTGGTTTTATTAACCATGAACAATTGATTTTGGAGAAAGAAGGACATGCCATGAAATTGATTAACCCCGTCGATTATGGTGTGCCTGATTATTATGAATTGGTCCTGACTGCAAGTGAAGCTGGCATTGAAGCGAAAAAAGACCAACTTACCCGGTTCGTCAAAGCGGTCCAGGAAGGACAGAAATATGTGACTGAGCATCCAGAAGAAGCCTTGAGTATTCTGCTCGCTCATGAGAATGAAACATCACCGCTTGACCCGGAGATCGAAACTAAAAGCCTGGTAATTCTGCTACCACTCATGAATGAAGAAGGCCAACCATTTGGTCGGCAGGAGATGGAGTCGTGGGAGAATGTACGTGCATGGCTCGTTGAAAAGGATTTGATTCCTGAATCGGTGAAAGCCGAGGATGCTTTTATTACTCTGCAAGGAGAGTAA
- a CDS encoding ABC transporter permease — MQNDRAEVSVWTWCLKWLSRSFSQYGLFIMLMFLLMAIWEVIVRMGWVPSFIIPAPTAIASSLVEHRRLLLTIHLPATFMEVVVGFVLSIVTGITLATGMHMNRSIEKALYPFIVISQTIPLIALSPVFILWFGYTLWSKVAVVFLIAFFPIVVSTYDGLRQGDPEQRELLLTMGASKWDIFCKLQIPLALSSFFSGLKMSVVYCVVGATIGEWLGGSKGLGYFSRRMSSNMNTDAMFAAILLLSLLGIVLFVLIAWLEKRFSIRRHGHGGKRKVG, encoded by the coding sequence ATGCAAAATGATAGAGCTGAGGTTAGCGTTTGGACGTGGTGTTTAAAGTGGCTCTCGAGGTCGTTTTCCCAATATGGTTTGTTTATTATGCTCATGTTCTTATTAATGGCGATCTGGGAAGTGATTGTGCGTATGGGATGGGTGCCCTCCTTCATCATTCCTGCACCCACGGCCATCGCAAGCTCACTGGTTGAACATCGCCGTCTGCTGTTGACCATCCATCTGCCTGCTACCTTTATGGAGGTTGTTGTTGGTTTTGTCTTGTCCATAGTGACTGGAATTACGCTGGCAACAGGCATGCATATGAACCGATCGATTGAAAAGGCCTTGTATCCCTTCATCGTAATCAGTCAGACCATCCCGCTGATTGCCTTGTCTCCCGTGTTCATCCTGTGGTTTGGCTATACGTTGTGGAGCAAAGTCGCCGTGGTGTTCCTAATCGCGTTCTTCCCCATTGTGGTCAGTACCTATGATGGACTCCGCCAAGGCGATCCGGAGCAGCGTGAACTTTTGCTCACCATGGGCGCCAGCAAGTGGGATATTTTTTGCAAACTCCAGATTCCACTGGCACTTTCCTCTTTTTTCTCGGGGTTAAAGATGTCTGTGGTGTACTGCGTGGTTGGGGCAACGATTGGCGAATGGCTCGGTGGCAGCAAAGGTCTCGGATACTTCAGCCGCCGCATGTCCAGCAACATGAACACGGATGCGATGTTTGCCGCCATTTTGCTGTTATCCCTGCTTGGAATCGTTTTGTTTGTACTGATTGCCTGGCTAGAGAAACGATTTAGCATACGGCGGCATGGACATGGAGGCAAAAGAAAAGTTGGATAA
- a CDS encoding ABC transporter ATP-binding protein has protein sequence MNNHVTIHNVSFAFPEKKDSPVLANVSLQVQQGEFVSLIGSSGSGKSTLFKLLAGLLEPTVGTIDIADVPQGQRLGRVAYMPQKDLLLSWRTVMENCMLPAELAPGRQNKEKLRADIIAGLARFGLSGYEQAYPDELSGGMRQRVALLRTLLTGGQLMLLDEPFGALDALTKREMHRWLLELWEDFGQTVLFITHDIEEALLLSDRIILLTPGRQGQQLREMTVPLPRPRHSDMIYQPALVQMRRQLEEQLHAK, from the coding sequence ATGAACAACCATGTAACCATTCACAACGTTAGCTTCGCTTTTCCTGAAAAAAAGGATTCACCCGTGCTCGCCAATGTGTCGCTTCAGGTTCAACAAGGAGAATTTGTCTCGCTCATCGGCTCCAGCGGATCAGGTAAAAGCACACTCTTCAAGCTGCTCGCAGGCTTGCTTGAGCCAACCGTTGGCACCATCGATATAGCTGATGTACCGCAAGGACAACGGCTCGGACGAGTCGCTTATATGCCGCAGAAAGATCTGCTGTTATCCTGGCGTACCGTCATGGAGAACTGCATGCTGCCTGCCGAGCTTGCACCAGGCCGACAGAACAAGGAGAAGCTGCGAGCCGATATCATCGCAGGATTGGCAAGGTTCGGCTTGTCCGGTTATGAGCAGGCCTATCCAGATGAGTTATCCGGCGGCATGCGGCAGCGGGTGGCATTGCTGCGTACCTTGCTTACAGGCGGGCAGCTCATGTTACTGGATGAACCCTTCGGTGCACTCGACGCCTTAACCAAACGAGAAATGCATCGCTGGTTGTTGGAGCTGTGGGAGGACTTTGGACAAACCGTGCTGTTCATTACACATGACATTGAAGAAGCCCTGCTGTTAAGTGACCGTATCATTCTGTTAACTCCAGGAAGGCAAGGTCAGCAGTTGCGGGAGATGACAGTTCCTTTACCACGCCCAAGGCATTCGGACATGATCTACCAACCGGCTCTCGTGCAGATGAGACGACAACTGGAGGAACAATTACATGCAAAATGA
- a CDS encoding radical SAM/SPASM domain-containing protein: MKTFKKVYIEITSICNLACSFCPQTQRAKGFIDPEVFNNILDQVKPHTNHIYLHVKGEPLLHPKIDLLLDSAHEKGLKVNITTNGTLLPKTQHKLLGKPALRQMNFSLHSFDGHEGSTDRDGYLRHILSFVHEAVKHNVIISFRLWNLTQDNFTNAQMNRNRETLEVLEREFNLDFRIEEKVVPGSGVKIARNVYLNQDHEFQWPSLDAPEDDGKGFCHALRGQAAVLVDGTVVPCCLDGEGVINLGNVHEKSFSEIIEGERANNLVYGFSKREAVEELCRKCGYRQRFGA; this comes from the coding sequence TTGAAAACGTTCAAAAAAGTATATATTGAGATCACAAGTATCTGTAATCTGGCGTGCAGCTTCTGTCCTCAGACGCAGCGTGCCAAAGGATTCATTGACCCTGAAGTCTTCAACAATATACTGGATCAAGTTAAACCACACACCAATCATATTTATCTACATGTCAAAGGCGAACCCTTGTTGCACCCCAAAATAGATCTGCTGCTTGATTCCGCACATGAGAAGGGACTCAAGGTGAACATTACAACGAATGGTACACTCTTGCCCAAGACTCAGCATAAATTGCTTGGCAAACCGGCGCTGCGGCAGATGAATTTCTCCCTGCACAGCTTCGATGGGCATGAAGGTTCAACAGACCGTGACGGATACCTGCGTCATATTTTGTCCTTTGTACACGAGGCCGTTAAGCACAATGTCATCATCTCATTCCGACTGTGGAATCTGACGCAGGATAACTTCACAAATGCTCAGATGAATCGAAATCGGGAGACCCTTGAAGTGTTGGAACGTGAGTTCAATCTGGACTTCCGCATTGAGGAAAAAGTGGTTCCAGGCAGCGGGGTCAAAATTGCCCGAAATGTATATCTGAATCAGGACCATGAGTTCCAGTGGCCGAGTCTGGATGCACCTGAAGATGACGGCAAAGGTTTTTGCCATGCATTGCGTGGTCAGGCAGCTGTGCTTGTGGATGGAACGGTGGTTCCATGCTGTCTCGATGGCGAGGGTGTGATTAACCTTGGTAATGTGCACGAGAAGTCATTCTCGGAGATTATTGAGGGTGAGCGAGCGAACAATCTGGTATA